One genomic window of Streptococcus mitis includes the following:
- a CDS encoding ABC transporter ATP-binding protein, with the protein MALLEVKQLTKHFGGLTAVGDVTLELNEGELVGLIGPNGAGKTTLFNLLTGVYEPSEGTVTLDGHLLNGKSPYKIASLGLGRTFQNIRLFKDLTVLDNVLIAFGNHHKQHVFASFLRLPAFYKSEKELKAKALELLKIFDLDGDAETLAKNLAYGQQRRLEIVRALATEPKILFLDEPAAGMNPQETAELTELIRRIKDEFKITIMLIEHDMNLVMEVTERIYVLEYGRLIAQGTPDEIKTNKRVIEAYLGGEA; encoded by the coding sequence ATGGCATTACTTGAAGTAAAACAGTTAACCAAACATTTTGGCGGTCTAACAGCTGTTGGAGATGTGACTCTTGAATTGAACGAAGGGGAACTGGTTGGACTAATCGGTCCAAATGGAGCTGGGAAAACAACCCTTTTCAACCTCTTGACGGGTGTTTATGAACCAAGCGAGGGAACAGTAACACTAGATGGTCATCTTTTGAATGGAAAGTCACCATATAAGATTGCTTCTTTGGGACTTGGACGTACATTCCAAAATATCCGTCTCTTTAAAGATTTAACAGTTTTGGACAATGTTTTGATTGCTTTTGGCAATCATCACAAACAACATGTTTTTGCTAGTTTTTTGCGCTTACCAGCTTTTTACAAGAGTGAAAAAGAATTAAAAGCTAAAGCTTTGGAATTGCTTAAAATCTTTGATTTAGATGGTGATGCAGAAACTCTTGCTAAAAATCTTGCCTACGGACAACAACGTCGTTTGGAAATTGTTCGTGCCCTTGCTACGGAACCTAAAATTCTCTTTTTAGATGAACCAGCAGCAGGTATGAATCCACAGGAAACAGCAGAATTGACTGAGTTAATTCGTCGTATCAAAGATGAATTTAAGATTACGATCATGCTGATTGAACACGATATGAATCTGGTCATGGAAGTAACAGAACGTATCTACGTACTTGAATATGGTCGTTTGATTGCTCAGGGAACTCCAGACGAAATTAAGACCAATAAACGCGTTATCGAAGCTTATCTAGGAGGTGAAGCCTAA
- a CDS encoding branched-chain amino acid ABC transporter permease, producing MKENLKVNILWLLLLLAGYGLISVLVSVGVLNLFYVQILQQIGINIILAVGLNLIVGFSGQFSLGHAGFMAIGAYAAAIIGSKSPTYGAFFGAMLVGALLSGAVALLVGIPTLRLKGDYLAVATLGVSEIIRIFIINGGSLTNGAAGILGIPNFTTWQMVYFFVVITTIATLNFLRSPIGRSTLSVREDEIAAESVGVNTTKIKIIAFVFGAITASIAGSLQAGFIGSVVPKDYTFINSINVLIIVVFGGLGSITGAIVSAIVLGILNMLLQDVASVRMIIYALALVLVMIFRPGGLLGTWELSLSRFFKKSKKEEQN from the coding sequence ATGAAAGAAAATTTAAAAGTTAATATTCTATGGTTACTCCTTTTGTTAGCTGGCTATGGCTTGATTAGTGTATTGGTTTCAGTTGGAGTACTAAACCTATTCTATGTACAGATTTTACAACAAATTGGAATTAATATTATTCTGGCTGTTGGTCTCAACTTAATCGTTGGTTTTTCAGGACAATTTTCACTTGGGCATGCTGGTTTCATGGCGATTGGTGCCTATGCCGCTGCTATTATTGGTTCTAAATCACCAACCTACGGTGCCTTCTTTGGAGCCATGCTTGTAGGGGCTTTACTTTCAGGAGCAGTTGCCTTGCTTGTCGGAATTCCAACCTTACGCTTGAAGGGGGATTATCTTGCGGTAGCGACTCTTGGGGTTTCTGAAATTATCCGTATCTTTATCATCAATGGTGGAAGCCTTACAAACGGTGCGGCAGGTATCTTGGGAATTCCAAACTTTACAACTTGGCAAATGGTTTACTTCTTTGTCGTGATTACAACCATTGCAACCTTGAACTTCTTGCGTAGTCCAATTGGTCGTTCAACCCTATCCGTTCGTGAGGATGAAATCGCTGCTGAGTCAGTTGGGGTTAATACGACTAAAATTAAAATCATCGCCTTTGTCTTTGGTGCTATTACTGCAAGTATTGCAGGGTCACTTCAGGCAGGATTTATCGGGTCTGTTGTACCGAAAGATTACACATTCATTAACTCAATCAACGTATTGATTATTGTTGTATTTGGTGGACTTGGTTCCATTACAGGTGCCATCGTTTCAGCTATTGTTCTTGGAATTTTGAATATGCTTCTCCAAGATGTTGCCAGCGTGCGTATGATTATTTACGCTTTGGCCTTGGTATTGGTAATGATTTTCAGACCAGGTGGACTCCTTGGAACATGGGAATTGAGCCTATCACGTTTCTTTAAAAAATCTAAGAAGGAGGAACAAAACTAA
- the prfB gene encoding peptide chain release factor 2 (programmed frameshift) — MDISEIRQKIDANREKLASFRGSLDLEGLEEEIAILENKMTEPDFWNDNIAAQKTSQELNELKNTYNTFHKMEELQDEVEILLDFLAEDESVHEELVTQLSELDKMMTSYEMTLLLSEPYDHNNAILEIHPGSGGTEAQDWGDMLLRMYTRYGNAKGFKVEVLDYQAGDEAGIKSVTLSFEGPNAYGLLKSEMGVHRLVRISPFDSAKRRHTSFTSVEVMPELDDTIEVEIREDDIKMDTFRSGGAGGQNVNKVSTGVRLTHIPTGTVVQSTVDRTQYGNRDRAMKMLQAKLYQMEQEKKAAEVDSLKGEKKEITWGSQIRSYVFTPYTMVKDHRTNFEVAQVDKVMDGDLDGFIDAYLKWRIS, encoded by the exons ATGGACATTTCAGAAATTCGTCAGAAAATTGACGCAAATCGTGAAAAATTAGCTTCTTTCAGGGGGTCTCTT GACCTCGAGGGTCTAGAGGAAGAGATTGCCATCTTGGAAAACAAGATGACAGAACCTGATTTTTGGAACGATAATATCGCGGCCCAAAAAACGTCGCAAGAATTAAATGAATTAAAAAACACCTATAACACCTTCCACAAAATGGAAGAGTTGCAGGATGAAGTCGAAATTTTATTAGACTTTTTAGCTGAAGATGAGTCGGTTCATGAAGAATTGGTAACGCAGTTATCCGAACTTGATAAGATGATGACCAGTTACGAGATGACCTTGCTCTTGTCAGAACCTTATGACCATAATAATGCCATCTTGGAAATCCATCCAGGATCCGGTGGTACTGAGGCTCAGGACTGGGGTGATATGTTGCTTCGTATGTACACTCGCTATGGAAATGCTAAAGGCTTTAAAGTGGAAGTATTGGATTACCAAGCAGGAGATGAAGCTGGTATCAAGTCAGTAACCCTATCATTTGAAGGGCCCAATGCCTATGGTCTTCTCAAGTCAGAAATGGGTGTACACCGTTTGGTGCGAATCTCGCCATTTGACTCTGCCAAACGTCGCCATACCTCTTTCACATCGGTGGAAGTAATGCCAGAATTGGATGATACCATTGAAGTGGAAATCCGTGAAGATGATATCAAGATGGATACCTTCCGTTCAGGTGGTGCTGGTGGACAAAACGTCAATAAGGTTTCAACTGGAGTACGTTTGACACACATTCCTACGGGAACTGTTGTTCAGTCAACGGTAGATCGTACCCAGTATGGAAATAGAGATCGTGCCATGAAGATGTTGCAGGCTAAGCTCTATCAAATGGAGCAGGAGAAGAAAGCTGCGGAAGTCGATTCCCTCAAGGGTGAGAAAAAGGAAATCACATGGGGAAGTCAAATTCGTTCTTATGTTTTCACGCCATATACTATGGTAAAAGACCATCGAACTAACTTTGAAGTTGCACAAGTAGATAAGGTTATGGATGGAGACCTAGATGGTTTTATTGATGCCTATCTCAAGTGGAGAATCAGCTAA
- a CDS encoding CBS domain-containing protein, whose translation MAVKDFMTRKVVYISPDTTVSHAADLMREQGLHRLPVIENDQLVGLVTEGTIAQASPSKATSLSIYEMNYLLNKTKVKDVMIRDVVTVSGYASLEDATYLMLKNKIGILPVVDNHQVYGVITDRDVFQAFLEIAGYGEEGIRVRFVTENEVGVLGKIVSLIVEENLNISHTVNIPRKDGKVIIEVQIDGSIDLPALKEKFESENIQVEEITRTSAKIL comes from the coding sequence ATGGCAGTTAAAGATTTTATGACCCGCAAGGTAGTATATATTAGTCCAGATACAACAGTATCTCATGCAGCAGATTTGATGAGAGAGCAAGGGTTGCACCGCTTGCCTGTTATCGAAAATGATCAATTAGTTGGTTTGGTAACTGAAGGAACCATTGCCCAAGCTAGTCCATCAAAAGCAACCAGTCTTTCTATCTATGAGATGAATTATCTTCTAAATAAGACAAAAGTAAAAGATGTGATGATTCGCGATGTTGTCACTGTTTCAGGCTATGCGAGTCTAGAGGATGCAACTTATTTGATGTTGAAAAACAAGATTGGTATTCTTCCTGTCGTAGATAATCATCAAGTCTATGGGGTTATTACGGACCGTGACGTTTTCCAAGCCTTTCTTGAAATTGCTGGTTATGGCGAAGAAGGGATTCGTGTACGCTTTGTTACAGAAAACGAAGTTGGCGTTCTTGGAAAGATTGTTTCTTTGATTGTAGAAGAAAATTTGAATATCTCGCATACAGTCAATATTCCGCGTAAAGATGGTAAGGTGATTATCGAAGTTCAAATCGATGGATCAATTGATTTACCAGCTTTGAAAGAAAAATTTGAATCAGAGAATATTCAAGTAGAAGAGATTACTCGTACTTCAGCAAAAATTTTGTAA
- a CDS encoding branched-chain amino acid ABC transporter permease produces the protein MLQQLVNGLILGSVYALLALGYTMVYGIIKLINFAHGDIYMMGAFIGYFLINSFQMNFFVALIVAMLATAILGVVIEFLAYRPLRHSTRIAVLITAIGVSFLLEYGMVYLVGANTRAFPQAIQTVRYDLGPVSLTNVQLMILAISLILMILLQVIVQKTKMGKAMRAVSVDSDAAQLMGINVNRTISFTFALGSALAGAAGVLIALYYNSLEPLMGVTPGLKSFVAAVLGGIGIIPGAALGGFVIGLLETFATAFGMSDFRDAIVYGILLLILIVRPAGILGKNVKEKV, from the coding sequence ATGCTCCAACAACTAGTAAATGGTTTGATTCTAGGTAGTGTTTATGCGCTGTTAGCCCTAGGATATACCATGGTTTACGGAATTATCAAGCTCATCAACTTCGCCCACGGTGATATTTATATGATGGGAGCCTTTATCGGTTATTTCTTGATTAATTCTTTCCAAATGAATTTCTTTGTAGCGCTTATTGTAGCTATGTTAGCGACAGCCATTCTTGGTGTCGTGATTGAGTTCCTTGCTTACCGACCTTTGCGTCACTCTACTCGTATTGCTGTTTTGATTACAGCTATTGGGGTTTCTTTCCTATTGGAATATGGGATGGTCTATCTGGTTGGTGCTAATACCCGTGCCTTCCCTCAAGCGATTCAAACAGTTCGCTATGATTTGGGACCAGTTAGCCTAACAAACGTGCAGTTAATGATTTTGGCCATTTCCTTGATTTTGATGATTTTGTTACAAGTCATTGTCCAAAAGACTAAGATGGGGAAAGCCATGCGTGCAGTATCCGTAGATAGCGATGCAGCGCAATTGATGGGGATCAATGTAAACCGTACTATCAGCTTTACCTTCGCTTTGGGGTCAGCTCTTGCGGGTGCGGCTGGTGTTCTGATTGCCCTTTATTATAACTCTCTTGAGCCTTTGATGGGGGTTACTCCAGGTCTTAAGTCTTTCGTTGCCGCAGTACTTGGTGGTATCGGAATTATTCCTGGTGCGGCTCTTGGTGGCTTTGTGATTGGTCTATTGGAAACCTTTGCGACAGCCTTTGGAATGTCAGACTTCCGTGATGCCATTGTTTATGGAATCCTGTTGTTGATCTTGATTGTCCGCCCAGCAGGTATTCTTGGTAAAAATGTGAAAGAGAAGGTGTAA
- a CDS encoding ABC transporter ATP-binding protein produces MSMLKVDNLSVHYGMIQAVRDVSFEVNEGEVVSLIGANGAGKTTILRTLSGLVRPSSGKIEFLGQEIQKMPAQKIVAGGLSQVPEGRHVFPGLTVMENLEMGAFLKKNREENQANLKKVFSRFPRLEERKNQDAATLSGGEQQMLAMGRALMSTPKLLLLDEPSMGLAPIFIQEIFDIIQDIQKQGTTVLLIEQNANKALAISDRGYVLETGKIVLSGTGKELASSEEVRKAYLGG; encoded by the coding sequence ATGTCTATGTTAAAAGTTGATAATCTTTCTGTGCATTACGGTATGATCCAAGCAGTCCGTGATGTAAGCTTTGAAGTGAATGAAGGAGAAGTCGTTTCCCTTATCGGTGCCAATGGTGCAGGTAAGACAACCATTCTCCGTACCTTGTCTGGTTTGGTTAGACCGAGTTCAGGAAAGATTGAATTTTTAGGTCAAGAAATCCAAAAAATGCCAGCTCAAAAAATCGTGGCAGGTGGTCTTTCACAAGTTCCAGAAGGACGCCACGTCTTCCCTGGCTTGACTGTTATGGAAAATCTAGAAATGGGAGCTTTCTTAAAGAAAAATCGTGAAGAAAATCAAGCTAACTTGAAGAAAGTTTTCTCACGCTTCCCACGTCTTGAAGAACGCAAGAACCAAGATGCAGCTACTCTTTCAGGGGGGGAACAACAAATGCTTGCCATGGGACGCGCTCTTATGTCAACACCAAAACTTCTTCTTTTAGATGAACCATCAATGGGACTTGCCCCAATCTTTATCCAAGAAATTTTTGATATCATTCAAGACATCCAGAAACAAGGAACAACCGTCCTCTTGATTGAACAAAATGCCAATAAAGCACTTGCAATCTCTGACCGAGGATACGTACTGGAAACAGGAAAAATCGTTCTATCAGGAACAGGAAAAGAACTCGCCTCATCAGAAGAAGTCAGAAAAGCATATCTAGGTGGCTAA
- the ftsE gene encoding cell division ATP-binding protein FtsE: protein MSIIEMRDVVKKYDNGTTALRGVSVSVQPGEFVYIVGPSGAGKSTFIRSLYREVKIEKGSLSVAGFNLVKIKKKDVPLLRRSVGVVFQDYKLLPKKTVYENIAYAMEVIGESRRNIKKRVMEVLDLVGLKHKVRSFPNELSGGEQQRIAIARAIVNNPKVLIADEPTGNLDPDNSWEIMNLLERINLQGTTVLMATHNSQIVNTLRHRVIAIENGRVVRDEAKGEYGYDD from the coding sequence ATGTCAATTATTGAAATGAGAGATGTCGTCAAAAAATACGACAACGGAACGACTGCCCTACGTGGTGTTTCGGTAAGCGTTCAACCAGGGGAATTTGTTTACATCGTAGGACCTTCAGGAGCTGGGAAATCAACCTTTATTCGTTCTTTGTATCGCGAAGTAAAAATCGAAAAAGGAAGCTTATCTGTTGCTGGTTTTAATCTGGTTAAAATTAAAAAGAAAGATGTTCCTCTCCTACGTCGTAGTGTTGGGGTTGTCTTCCAAGATTATAAACTGTTACCAAAGAAAACCGTTTATGAAAATATTGCTTATGCAATGGAGGTAATTGGAGAAAGTCGCCGTAATATCAAAAAACGTGTTATGGAAGTCTTAGACTTGGTTGGATTGAAGCATAAGGTTCGTTCTTTCCCAAATGAACTTTCAGGGGGAGAACAGCAACGGATTGCAATTGCACGTGCCATTGTAAACAATCCAAAAGTATTGATTGCGGACGAACCAACAGGAAACTTGGACCCAGATAATTCATGGGAAATTATGAACTTGCTGGAACGCATCAATCTCCAAGGTACAACTGTCTTGATGGCTACCCACAACAGTCAGATTGTAAATACCTTGCGCCACCGTGTCATTGCCATTGAAAATGGCCGTGTCGTTCGTGACGAAGCTAAAGGAGAATATGGATACGATGATTAG